The genome window GGAATCATGGTTAAATATTTAATAGAGTTGTAATAAAGGTAAAAAATCACCACTTGTACAAGTAAATGATGATGTAACTGTTTCACATGCAGAGGTAGAAAAAGTTGTGAATCTGTTAAAAAATATGAAGTCTCCAGGGAAAGATAGGATCCACAATGAATTACTGAAGCATGGAGGATATCCAATAACAGTACAGTTAACCAAGTTGGTTAACAATGTTCTAACTGGTAATAAAATTCCAAATGAATGGAGAACTAGTTTTACACATCTCATGCACAAAAATGGAGATATGAAAGACCCTTCCATCCACAGAATGATAAATCTGTTGAGTTCAGTTCTTAAACTCATAACAAAAAtaacaggaaataaaataaaaaacattacaACCCTTGCAGAGGAGCAATATGGTTTTAGATCTAGTAGGTCATGCAAAGATGCAGTATTCATTCTTAGCCAGGTTGTACAGAAGTCCACTGAATATAACTGAGCAGCTTATcttttgatttattgatttacagaaggcttttgataggaTTCTTTTAACAGATGTGGTAAACCTGCTCTACAAGTGGGGGATTCCTTCCAGTTTAATAAAAATACTTCAAGACATTTATTCCAACAACTACAGTGTACATTCAGGAGAAAATTTATTGCAGACTAACTAGCTACATAGCAGTTAAtagaggtgttagacaaggtgactcTCTGAGCTCACAACTTTTTAATATAATCATGGACGAGTTGATAAAGAGGGTATTGGCTGGTAGTGGTTATAGAATGggggacaaataaataaaaatcatttgttgtgCTGATGATGCAGTTCTGCTGGCAAACAATGAATATAACCTGCAGAAACTTTTACATATATTTAATGTCACAGCCAAAAATCTAAATATATTCATATCGACTCAAAAAACGAAATGTATGACCTCATTTGTAGACCCATTTACATGCAAACTGGAAGTTTATGGAAAAATTATTCAACAAGTAATGACATTTAAATATCTTAGTATTAAACTGTgcagcagtggaaatgtttaaaaagaaattagagaaaaagtagCAAAAGCAAATACAGTGACATGGTGTTGAAATGATACCATTTGGAAAAACCAGCACATAGAAAAGATGCAAAGGCAAGAATATACAAAACAATAGTGAGACCAATTATACCATATGTAGCTGAGACAAGACTGGAAACATCAAAAACTAAAAGAGTTTTCAGAAccacagaaataaaaattctgcaGAGGATTGCAAGGAAGACactgtgagacagagagagaagtgAAAACATTAGAAAAGGACATAAAGTGGACATTATTAATGAGCGGATACATAAGAGAAAGCATAAATGAAATAAACACATAGACAGGATGGATTAAAGAAAACGGAGAAAATTGTAAGAAATAAATTACCAGCTGGTAGAAGAAATATTGGCCATCCAAGGAAAAGATGGTGTGACGACCTCAGAATAGACCGAGGGATACAGAAGGAaacaggcagaagaagaagaagaagaacaacaacaacaacaacaacttcgatACCTGACCTGTTAAGTTGAGTGTATGATGTTCTCACAGTTGTTTGCCCTTGCTATCTTTGGCAATCTCATAGATTCTGCTCAGCAACTTGAACAATTGTTCAGTTCCActtctccaatgattttaaaaattcttaagaaatcttatctatcattttcttcttgtttgtttGTAGGCCTTCCAAAGCTTTGTCAAATACTGGCTCTAGTACTAGACCTCTTATGTCTCCAAAATAGAtgctcatttcttcttctatcctgTCAGAGGACATTTGATCACCCTAGTTgacgtcttcagtgtactctttccacctatccgtactttcctctgcatttaacactagaATTCCTCTTGCCCTCATAATGTTGAtgcatttgcttttaatttcactgaaggtagtTTAACATTCTCTATATTCTGAATCTGTCATTCCAATAATTGTttccttttcagtttcttcataTTTTCCCTGCAACCATTTCACTTTAGCTTCTATGtacatttttacattaatttcattCCTTAGTGATGTTTACTGctacatttctgtatttttctgaACAGTTATGTACTtcgttttttgtttataaatttattCCATTACTCAACATTTGCTAGCAGTTACTTTCCGTGTAGCTATAGGGGTTGGACAAAATATAGAAATACTGTGATAAaagcatgcttgaacgtaaatgcaggtgCCAACCAAGCTGTAGGTTGCACTACTGCATTTAACCATGAACGGTATCTGTGCAATGTCCACACTGCACTGCAAATGTCAAtcttggtcagaacagtgttctgtatagttgtgagtgcTTTATGTTTGAGAAAATTGAATTCAAGTGTGGGCACATTGTTGGTGCTTGTATTGTGGGTGCTTCCAAACCCAAGGGagatgaagtgtttggtgtttcaagaggcattatATAGCAGATTTGTACCAAATATGAGGAAAGTAGAataacatcatccactaagtcacaacaaagaaaaaaaaatgtgttttgcaatcatgacagacagtcactgaagaggactgtgacaaaaaatacgagaatgacagctgcaaaagtcactgcagaactgtatgTCACATTCAAAAACCCTGTCAGCActgaaacaacatgaagggagctccataatcaGGAAACTGCAGAGTGATATAAAATTaccaaaccactcatcagtgatttaAATACCTCTAACAGGAAAGTGtaatgccgaagccataaaacctggactatggagcaatggaaaaaagtcatttggtcagatgagttttGTTCATACTGATTCCAACTTATGGCTGAGTAGATgtatcaagagtgaaacacggtgATGATCTGGGGAGCCATATTGTGGAATTCCATGGGCCTGATGGTTACTCTGcactgcattactgccaaggattatgtgaccattttggcttatcatatccatcccatggtacaatgtttgtttcctaatggtgatgctgtattccaagaaGACATGGTCCTGTTCACAAAGCTCACATAATCTAAGACTCGTTTTATGTGCACAAGGATGAactgttgcatctcccctggccaccacaatcaGGAGATCTCAATATTGAGCCCATGAGGACTATTTTGGGGAGGAGGGTGTGTCatcactgtccacctccatcatcattacctgaacttgccatgtatgaataatggtataagattcccttgaaaaccatgcaggatcTATGTTTATCCATTTTAAGTTGACTAGAACCActtttgaatgccaacaggtttcctacacTCCATTAGACATGGTACTGGgtggtgtttcaatatttttaatcAACCCTTGTATGTTTGTTCATTgagcttctgtgattgtcctttttctGCACGTCCATTCCTAATGAACTGCACTTTCTATTGCAATATTCATTACTGCATTATTTGCATCTTCAGAGAACTTCGAGAGCACTTTCTCAATCATAAATAGTTTAGTGTCTCACTTCTTTTCAAACAGATGCTTCCTGATGATTCTCATAAACTTCACCTtggtcttcatcattaccaaactgTGATCTGAATCTACATATGGTCttatatgccttacaatccagtacctagtTTTAGACTCTCAGGTCCACCATGAAACAATCCAGCTAGTATCTTGCCAGGTATCTATATCCTTTCCACATGCACCTTCACCTCTTGCAATTCTTAAACAAGGTATTACAAGCTGAATTTTATAGCATAATTCTAAGAGTTTTTCTGTCCTCTCATTCCTACTACAGAGTCCatattttttcacatatttctgtCTTCTATCCTTCCACTAGTACAGCATACCAATCCTCTAtgattactgcattttcatatccctttacaaaCCATGTCACCCTTTCAATGTTCTGACATATTCTCTAACTCTGTTCCTCTTCTGGATGTGACGTGGGCATGTATACCGGAACTACTGTTGTTGGTGTCATTCTGTTTCAGATTGTGGTGAGCATAAtactgttactgaactgttcacaatagctCACTCTCTACCCTACCACCCTAATAACGATGAATCTTACTCTCACCatattacactaaaaaaaaaaaaaaaaattaaaaaaataccacaataaaggaattatcagaattggatgtaaataggtagatgtgatgtacacatacAGATGAACTAaagattacaatttttaaaaaaattggatggttcattcaagagaaagggtttcaaaaattgagcaagtcaataattggcttggctttgattgacagaattgttggatgtcctcctggggaatatcatgccaaattctgtcaagtGGTGTGTTAGATCCAAAAAATCCAGAGCTGATTGGAGGAccatgccaataatgctccaaaatttctcaactggggacagatccagcgaccttgctagtCAAGGGGTAGGATTTGGCAACCATAAGATAAGCAGTAGGAACTCCTGCTGTGTGCTggtgggcattatcttgatgaagtgtaagcccaggatggcatcACTGGTCATTGGGGCTGTTTGCgtgggactcattactgaagagaattctactccagtcaaggaGATTCCATGCCAAAGATTTgtttggagatgccccagacagcactGAGACACTGACCTGACTGTCACTCGTCCTATGGCCTCACATCCAGGAGTGTTGGTCTGGGATGCCATGTGTTCTAGCAAAACCCCTCTGGATGACATCAGCGATATTCCACACCCTGTTTTGATggatttcatggcaagccatcttgggcttacatttcagcaagataatgtctgcccacaCACAGcatgagtttctattgcttgtcttcatgctttccaAAATCTACCTCAGCAACCAAGGCCACTGGATCTCCTCCCAGTAGAGAACATTTGAAGCATTATTGGCATGGCACTTTTTTGGATTTTGAGTATCTAATAAAacacttggacagaatttgacatgatATCCTGTAGAATGGCACCCAACAACtttattaatcaatgccaagccagataactgcttgcataagagccaataACATGTAATTAACTTTCTCAATTTTTGAACCTCTTTCTCTacagtaaatcatccaatttttcagaagttgtaatcatttatttgtctgcacatgtacatcacatctactgatatctgtcccatttggataattccttcatggtgcatgttatattggattgcattttattttctgaccaccaGGTGGTGGCTGACTTGCTGGCTGATCTCCaatctcttttaggaaatactgaaacaaatgtggttaaagttttaaagctctgtgacttgtccaatgtttttaccaagattttagggggagagtcttaatttgttcacaggatgactggctcacccatattTTACGTAAagggccagccagtgacaatttactgtggcatccttgacgctcctttctcattttccttattttttattttcttatacatcaTTTTGCTAAATTTGTCCCCATTCGTTTCTTttcatgtgtgtcagggcgctgatgaccttgacATTAAGTGCCCATaaactccaacacacacacacacacacacacacacacacaaacacacacactccagcagctcagaccagaatgcaactgtcacttGAAATGAATGCAGCAATCTGGAGTAGGAGGGTACAGGATAGCAATTTATGGGTGGGAGGTGAGACAGGAGGACTGTCTGGTagaatgtgcagggactagactgccaacaggagcAGCAtggaggttgtggggcaggtaGCTGGGGAAAACAAATCATAAAAGGTGAGGAGCAGGGAATGGTGGGCAGGTACACTGTCAGAGGGCGgcacacaaagagggtgggagatgagaatgagaAGGAGGTggcaggacagagggggtggaaactgtcagGTGGAGGATGTGGGGATGGTATGTTGCCATAGACTGAGGACAGGATAATTAAGGGAATGGAGAGTGTGATGTacagataactcccatctgtgcagttctaAAAAGCTCTTGGCAGAGGGTGGGAtctagatggctcaggtagtgaagcaggcaCTGAAACCAAGCACAttatattcagctgcatgttgtgccacagtatGATCTACTTTGCTCTTTGCTACAGTTTGGCCATGGCCATTTATCGTTGTGGACAGCTGGTTGTTTGTCATACCAATATAGAAATTTGTGCAATTATTGCAGCACAGTTGGTGTATGACATGGCTACTCTTAcaggtggctctgcctctgataggttaggataagccagtgacaggactggaataggaagtgctgggaggatgaattgggcaggtcttgcatctcagacttccacagggatatgatccttgtggcaaggggttgggattgggattcGCATAGGGAtggctaggatgttgtggaggttggttgggtcatggaacaccactttaggaggagtgggaaggatcttgagaaggatatccctcatttcagggcatgatgataggtaaccaaagccctggtgaaggtTATGGTTCCATTGTTTCAGTctggggtggtattgggtgatgaaggggcACTCCTTTGTGACAGGTTCTCAGGGAGTCATGGGAGTACTGGTAGTGCGAGGAGAAATGGCATCGGAGATCTGTTTGTGCACTAGGTGtgagggatagtgcctgtctgtaaaggccttggtgagaccctcagcatactgggcaaggaagTTCTCATCATTACATATACGCTGTCCTCAGGTGGGCAGGCTGCATGGAACAAatgttttggtgtgaaagggatgacggCTATCAAAATCCAGGTACTCTTGGTGGTTGGTgagtttaatgtgaacagaggtgTGGATGGTGCTGTCAGAGTGGAAGAATgcaacatctaggaagatggcaCACTGGGTTAAGGAGCACCAGGTGAAGTACATGAAAAACAAGGAGTTGAAGTTGTGAAGGAATAAAgacagggtgtcttggccctgagtctagataatggagaaatcatcaatgaacctgaaccagactatggGTTTGACATTATGGGAGACTCGGAAGGTCTCCTCTAGGTTGTCCattaacaggttggcataggaagcaCCCATTTGGGTACCCATGACTGTGCCACATATTTGTTTGAATACCTTCCAGCCGAAGGAGAAGTAGTTGTAAGTTGGGATGAAGTTAGTGAGGTGTATGAGTCACCAACTCTCCATCATCCCCACCCATTTACCTCCAGGATCCCTATTCATCACTGTTGATGCTACCTCCCTACAGATGAACATCACTCATGCCCACAGTCTTACCGCTACTGAGCAGgcctttcccaacatccttcagacacCAAACCCACTACCTAACTCCTCACACAGCTTAAAATGCTGAAACTCCATAAGGCCCCAGGGCCAGATGTATTCCCTGTCAAGTTCTTTACAGAGTTTGTGAGTGAATTAGCTCTGCTCTTGACTGTAATTTGCTGTAGATCCCTTGAGCAGAGATGCACATTCTACGATTGGAAAAGGATGTAAAGTACATCTATCTACAAAAACGGAAAGCAGAACTGATTCCTAGAACTCATATCGGTAATGCTGTGACACATTCTGAGTTCAATTATTATGACCTACCTTTAATATAATAACTTTCTCCATGGAAATGAACTTATGTTCTTCACTCAATATCCTCAAATTTACAGATAGAAGAAATGTcatgattttatttttcttgactttcaaAAGCTTTCAATTTAGTATCATGTCAACTACTTCTAAGAAAAATCCAAGCACATATTCTCTAGTGTTTTCTTGGCATGAGTGATTAATGGTGCTCTTTTTGTTGATATTTTGATAACGAAGCCAGTTATCTTCTACAGGTGCTGCAAATTATGTTGTTACTTGCACTTGTTGCCTAGACTCCAACTATAGTTGGTCTTGTACTGCCCTATAGCACAGTTTGACTTCAGTTGCCCACTATGCCTTTTGATACTGTTTTGTTTTTCAGAGCCCACACCGGTATTCTGTGAAACTATTAAAATCCAACCAGCTTATGACTACATTGAAAATCTGTGGACAGGCATGACAGGATACATTATCCTGGATGAAGCATTGTCTAGAGACACTAAATCAATATCTTATGTTACATTTTGGTGTGTACATTTATTTTACACATTGATGACTTACTTTGTAGTATTAGTTACAATCACAAACTTTTTGCGGATCATGCAGTTATCTATGAGAAAATTCTGTAACAAGTATTTGTGTTAATATCTAGTTAGATCTCAACAAAATAGCAGCCTGGGGAAAGACCTGCAACTGGTTTAACCTCCCATCAAcattgaagtcattagagatgatccacagaatgtaagagtgtcatACCCTTTAACCACTGAATTAACAGATTACAACTCTGATTTAGTATGAGTTTTTGTGGGCAACGGTGCATAGATACATAAAGTTAAATGACCAAATGGCAAACTATGTTTCACTGATAGAATACTGGGAAACTGCAGTTTATCTAATTAAGAGACTGCATACAAATCAATCATAGAGTTTATACTTAAATATTGCTCAGGTGCATGGGACACATATGAGATTGGACTTAAAAGGGATACTGAGCACATACAAAGGAGGGCGGTACAAATACTCACAGTCCTCTTTGACTGAAGAGAGaggataaaataaattttaagaaatttcaaCTGGCAGATACTCAAAGAACGATACCTCTTTCCTCTCAAGAATTGCTTAGAAAACTTCAGTGCAGAAAGTACAAATATTCTTCAGTTCCATATGTATCCATCCCAAAGAAATTGGACAGATAAATGTGAAGTATGCCagttgttaattttttcttctgtagCCTAAAATTTGACGTCTGCCAAAAGAATGTTGTGACTTCACAGTCAAATGCTTCAGTTCATCATGGCTTCCCAGTCAGATGTTTCAGTTCATCACAATATTTTCAGTGTTGATACTGAATTGATAGGTTTGCTTCAACATAAAATCCATTCTGAGATTAAAATTATGGATGACTTGCAGTCTTACTTTGTAAGGTACATCCaaactttttgagaacatttccTTTTCAAAAAACTTTAGATAATGGCGTTTTTTGCCCTTCTAGATAAATGTCTTTTGAAAATGGTATATTACATATAAGACAACATAACAGCTATACCATTAGAATCAACTTTTAAAAGCTTGCTGGAAGTTATTGTCAACTATGGGAATTTTGAGGGTCATAACTACATTTTCATTGACCATGGAAGGCATTGTTGGGTTAACTTGAAATAAATTTCTTGCTTGTGACAACTTTTTTGGATATAATTCATTGTGTCTTTAAAGTAATCTTATTGATTTATTCTCGTATGTTAGAAAATAATTACTAGTAATCAATAACTCAAAATCGCCATAaccattaaatatctaggaatatatTTCCAGAGAAGTTAAAGattaaataacaacataaaactAGCTGTAAGAAAGTCAGTTGTCAGACAGATCcaatggaaaaattcaaagaaaatgtaAATCATCAACAAAGAAAGCATCTTAAGAAATCCTCGTTTGGCAACCTTTATACTGTTTGGCAATCTGGGACTCTTAACAGGTAGGACTAATACAAGAGGAAGATAAGACCTGAAGAAGAGCAGTACACTTTGACATGGGTTTACTTAAAAATCAAGAATGTGCTTCACTGATGCTAATTAAAACTCCAGTGACACACTCTACAAGAAATATATAGTGCATCCCAGAGGCCTTTACTGTTAAAATTATGAGAGTGAATATTTCAAGAAGTCATTTAACAAGTTACATACATTTCATTTAATGTTCACGATGAAAACAATCAGAGAAATCTCAACTCAAACAGAGGTTTATTGATTGTTCTACTTCCCACACACCATTCATGCATTCATAAGAGAAGTATTGTCCACCACATATCATGAAGTGACTTGTGAAtagtagatgtagattttcatgCTGTAATTATCCATAATAACAGTTACAGCATTAAGTCAAGTGCCGGCACAACAGTCGGGaatgttagagcagagagggctgtgaagaagatgtcagccaatagcacgctgaccaaACCCTCTCTAAGATGACAATGCGATGGCAGAACCCTCTACGTGAAGAGAACTTAAGTGGTGCACCTGACTGGCTGCGGCCCACTTCTACAGAAGTGTCAAGACCAGAATCTACAGTACTGCTTCATTTGTATAGGAATTGTACAACTGAAGAGATTCTTATTTGCTTGTCgctctttgcttgcaacacatctgtttaatacaaagttaagtatcatagtcattttttttgtaataaaatacattaacgcgatttgtttgaattgtttagagatccaagaaagcaggttttgTAGGCACCCCGTATTTGATGAGTAGGCAGGATCCAACAATAATTAAtcatacaagcaagcacatctcatgcacatatgaccactACCTCTGGCCATTCCAGTCAGAATGCTCTGGCCAAAAGCTCAAATATGTACCactctttttcttgtgcctgtctgtaactacaCATGACATCTTTATGTTGAGGAGTAGTCTATCCTGAATTAACTGTCCAGTGTATTGTCTTAATTTTATTCTCAGAATGGTTGATTTTGGACTAGATTTGAGACTCATCCAGAACAGTTTTAATTTATCATATGTAATCCACAGATCGCATGTTTAATCAAAAATAAAATAGATGTACTTCTAATCCTTTCCTGAACATGCACATTGAAGTTAATTTGCAGCTTTCTTAATAAGAGTATGGCTAATACCTTGGTTTAATATCTTGCAACCAGATATTACTGATGACAGTCAACTGTTAATGATACATGGAAAAGCGATTAATTAAAATAACTGCTCTATGTTAACACATCTCTTACTGCATTTTTCAGTTTTGATGCTTCTTCATGTTGGGATCTGTTCAACATATTGTGTGTATATATGAAAAATTGAAGTCTCTGCCtggacggaaaaaaaaaaaaaaaaaacaaaaaaatggtctgTCATTTGGCATACAGGCAATTTATAATATTCATTAGCATACTAgtacagtaattatttttatttgtacataaTGCAGAGTTGTGTTTTTGCCATGTTATTCAACATTAATTTATATATGCAGATTAGTcatcatatacagaaaatatacacaGGAATATGCTGTGACCTATGCCTAAATGAAAGAattaatattttgttaatttttatgaAATAACAATACCAAAAGCTTCCCGGACTGCAAGACCAATAGGTGTTGGATGCACAGCTGCAGCACCACATCTTGAAGACCTCCGTTGTTGCTGAGTCTGTTGTCTTGTAGAAGGTGTTGAAATATCCCGTGAACCATCACCAGTTTCTCTGCTGTTTCTCTCACTATTGTGGTCACAGCTCACAGTTGCACTGTTTGATCTGCTAGCAGTGTTACTACCAGCTTCCACTGTAGCTATGCTAGCAATACTTTTTGAACATTCATCTTGCTCTATCTCTGTAAAAAATACAGTTGCATGAATGGATAAAAAGAAGTTAATCATTTTCAAGAAGTTATAACAATCAGCAGTTGTATTGTTTGTGCTACAATTTGTTGTCTCAGGACACCTCTTCCTGTCATAAAGTAACAGAAGACTGTACTAGCAGACAACATTTCTCTGTTGTTTGCTAATGAATTTCAATAAACTGTCTACATCTGCTTATAGATCTGGCACAACTATTagcataattgtgtgtgtgtgtgtgtgtgtgtgtgtgtgtgtgtgtgtgtgtgtgtgtgtcaaatcttattaGGCATGATGGGATTCATCATAACAAGAGAAACACCTCTGATAAACAAGTGATCAAAAACACATACATTTTGAGGTGCGAACATCTGTTCACAGGAGAGACTGAAAGATATTTAGTTTTTATATAAGCACAGTCATTGCATTAGTGGTCCATCAAGAGTTGAAAGAGTGTTTTGAGGCATTTCTGTACCACAGTACTCTAGAACACAGTGGGCTTATCTAATAAGTAGTCCACAGTCAGTAATTTAGTTTGAGTTGTGTTGTACCATATTCGCAGCCATATTTAGTGTGTGTCATCATAATGCAAATTACTTTTAATTCTAGAAATGTGACATGGTGTCTACCCTACTTACACATATTACTTCACTTTTATATTTATTCTTGCTGAACTATTTCTTAATACAAATGGTTCAGTATCCCATATTTTCTCACTTGTTAGAAATGGAAGCATACCCTCACAAATAATATGGTGTATATTATTTTCTGATGTAGTTTAGCAAATGAAAATAGCCTGCAAGCCAATGCCCTCTATGCTGCAAAATATCGACAACCCAGTGCAACATCTGATAAATTGTTCTGCTCACTATTCCAGTGTCCTCAGGGAACAGATTTTCTAGCACCCCAAAA of Schistocerca serialis cubense isolate TAMUIC-IGC-003099 chromosome 2, iqSchSeri2.2, whole genome shotgun sequence contains these proteins:
- the LOC126456046 gene encoding uncharacterized protein LOC126456046, coding for MNMDTGDSGNVPLQSRPETAEEEIEQDECSKSIASIATVEAGSNTASRSNSATVSCDHNSERNSRETGDGSRDISTPSTRQQTQQQRRSSRCGAAAVHPTPIGLAVREAFGIVIS